In the genome of Labeo rohita strain BAU-BD-2019 chromosome 2, IGBB_LRoh.1.0, whole genome shotgun sequence, the window cgttccaaacccgtgagaccttcgttcatcttctcaACACAaatcaagagctttctgaccctgcaactCACCTTAAACGTTTTATGGCCCAGAATGGTAGTAAGTACATccataaaacagtccatgtcaCACTGGTCGTTCAACCGTAATATCATGAAGCCAcgataatattttttatgaataaagaaaacaaaaataacgacttttgtcgacaactttttttgtcagtcttggatgcgcgttcacgagaATAACACGACGCACCATGCTTGTAGTAGAACAATAACGATAATATATTCACATTAACATTAAGTAAATTAACAACCTAGATTAATAATCTGTAATAAATGAACTAGTAAACTTCACATAATTTACCATTCATTCTGCTAATGTGGTCAAGACATGAAATGTCATGCTGTTTAACCAGCTGTCAAACGTTGTTATACcaataattttgtgaaaaaatccAATGAGCGTTTTCTAgagttttatttcattcatttgaagTAACTCAATAGACAAACAcaacacagtaaaacaaaagCCCTCAGAATTTGAATAtagcataatttttattttgtgaagaGAGATGAATACAAAGAAGTCGTCATAAAAATAAGCTTTATTTGTACAGTGCACAAACAGCTGtgcatttgaaaaatatttaacaggCACAGGTCTCATCTGCTCTTTCCTGTGCAAATGTGATCCCTGATATAGGCAGATTTTTAGCAGTCCGTTGTTCACTTTCAAGTTTAACGTAAAACACAATTGTCAAAATACATAAAAGGCACCACTACCCTGCTGAACTGAACTCTAAATGAGCCAGTCAGATGCAAGAACAATAACACTGAGAGAACATCCACTTCTTAACAAGGGTGAACATTGTATTGAAGCAAGCATTTTTTTCAATCTACAATTTAGTCCTGTTGTCCAATGCCTTTGTAATTCCCCCGGTTTCGTTCAGCAGTGCCGTATGTCTCATCTTCTGTGTCTGCTGTGGCTGTGTCCAGAATGTGACCGGCTCTGGTGTTTGCTTCGTCCATGATCATGTGATCTGTCACGGTCACGTTCACGTTCACGATGATCCCAGTGGTGGCTGCGATCGCCCTTGTGTTTCGGGTAGTCGCGGTCACGGGCTCGTTCGCGGGAGTTGCTGCGAGATCGGCTCCGTGATCTCCTCCTTTTGTTGTTGCTATGTCGACTAGACTCGCTCGGTCTGTCTCGCTCCGTCCTGAGCTGTGTAATTGGCGAAGCTCTGCGACCTTTGTGTTGCCGTGGCGATGGGCTGTGGCTGCTCTGAGAGCTGTATGTTCCTGAGTGGCTCCTCCGACTAAAAGTAAGAGAACATCATGTCAGGAGCAGAAcgaataaatctattttaaacaTCAACCTGGTGTACAGGTATAAAATATCACTTGAAGTCAAAGTACATGTTGTAACTTACTGTCTGTGTGGAGAACGAGATGGCGAGCGAGATCGTGAGCGAGACCGGCTGTGGTTCTTGCCATTCTGAAACACTTTGCTGTCCTCTTTTTTCATGCTGCTGtacaagaaaaataaagcaaaattaacaaaccatacagtgCAGTACAGTACAACAAAACAGATCGACACCAGTGTTGCCATTAACCAAAACAATATTAGGGCTctatgatttccacaatgcTGAAAACGTGGAtggaatcacggaatccagtcataaaaacggaatttactgtaaTGTTGTGGAATTTGCCACATTTTGGAAGGATTTGGATCAAAAGTAGGCCGGTATACTTACAACAAAACTCAATTTAGACTAGTATCTGTGAAACTACCTTTTTCTAaacacacctttttttttttttttttttttttttttttaccccacttttacatggatttctatggagaccGGAAAAGCACCCAAATGGAAGACAGAATCCTTCATGGTGCCGCTCATCAGGAAAAAGTTACATATTATGCCACAAAATACTGtgtaaatgtgaatcctgcctGTTTTGTGCGTCTGTGTGAATGAACAGTTCAGACACGCGgtttcatttactacacacatactgaagcacgTGACGCTCactgttttcagcctctgccgcctcaatatgaACACATACACGAACGCAAAGTTcatttcatgagcattttaatgtttcttgtAAGAAAATCCAAAACTAccatcatatcatttacaaacaaaaacgtaAAGGTCTTTGAATCaacctgtcaaaaaaaaaaaaaagtttggtttaacttgaagaaactaataaaattaaaatatttttaaataatatttaccaggaaaaaaacaaaacaaaaacctactagaatttatttaccagaaaaaaagcaacaataataataataatactagtaatagtaatgaatttgtttttttttatataaaattaattatatagagATGCTTtggattaataaaatttaaatgaaaccattaaaatggaattcagaaaattaatggaaaacacaaattaataaaaataaaactacatttgaggaaaaaaaaaaaaaaaaaaaaaaaaaacttcatagggccttaaaaagtTAATCTTTGTTAAACTTAATAAATTGCTGTCAAATTGTATACGTTTTGTGATTTCAAtttattagacatgctttttgatcaatagaatttaatttaaccattaaaactgaaaaacaaaaaatatatattagttcaaatataaattatagctaaattaaaatgtgaaaaaagttcAAGAAAActagaaatattaatacattttaaatgttttaaactactaataaaaatgtgcatcatGACCAAATTTTATTGGATCATAataaaaatttcacaatatagtttttgatcaaaatgtacccagaaaattgtaataaaCAACCTTACATTCAAAAGTGAAAAAggactttttaaatttttacccCAAAACGGTCAAATTACccataaattatgaaatttggcatTTAATTCATTGATTTGATAAAAATTGTTGCAGATATACCAGTATAATCTGTATAACAGTCTCTAGCAAAAGACAAATCTGTTGGTTAGTATACAGTAgacaacatttgaagtggatcagaaaagttcaaagttgtcctaagacaaaaaTGGGTATTGATTTgcttttaggacaactttgaaaggttttgatccactttaaatgttgactactatctCCCCACAtttaatactgtatatacagtcaCACTGCCCggcacaaataaagaaaaaaaaccccacactaCTATTCGGTTTAGGTggtctatttaaaaaaaaaaaaaaaaaaaaaaaaaaaaaaaacttacccaTTTAAAGGACTCTTGGGAAACAACTGTCTGTTCTCAGACTCCTTTACTAGTTTAGAGTTTGGCGATTTTTCTTCCATCTTCACGTCTCGTGGAGaagctgtaaaagaaaacattttagccaCGTGTGAACTAACAAGTACTTGCAAAAAGCTCATTTAGTAAGTAAAAGCAAACAGAAACAATTACTTACAGGGTTTTGATGCTGGGGAAAATCCACCAATGGCAGCGAGTGCTGGCGTGCCACTGGGATTCTGTCCTTTGGCTTTTAATCTTGCCTCCTCCAGGGCCACCTTCCTCTTTTCCACCTGTTTTTCAAGCTGTTCACTGTTAGGCTGAAAGATGGATGGAGTATTACCAACAGCATGTATTAACAACAATTAGCAGAAATAAAGACAGTCAAAGTAATATGTGTCAAGCTTTATAAACTCTAGCTACCTTTTCTCTAGAGTAAAGCTTCATTGTGCTAATGCATATTTCTTTGATGTCCTCCTTAGAAGCACCAAAAACAAGATACCAGTGTGGCTTGGAAGGAAGGGGAATCtgtggaaacaaaaaaatacataatgaaTAAGGGGAATCAAAGATACAAAAAGACAACTTAATAAATCTTAAGGACATACCTGTAGCACTCGAGCAGCGAGGTAAATGCAGGCACACGCAATGGTCTCGGGTTCAAATCGCACAAACACATTGGTTCTGAGGGTATCATTCATGTAATTCCTGCAACACATAGAGACACCTATGCAACACCTGCCATGCTCTCTCTCACTTTCATATGGCTTCTGGAGACTCTTAACTTCATGTCCTTTCCCTcactttttaaatgtagccATGATGGCAGCAATAGTAAAATTGTAACAAATTTGAATCATGTATAacttcaaaacacaaaactgaaGCACAAACAAAGTGCATGTGTTGCGAAATCAAAATTTTTCAAACCCCATATCAAAAAGGTGTGAGAAGAGGCAAGAATCACTTCATGGTGGATATAAGGGACAACTTACTGTAACAAAATTCACATGAACATGATTCACATGAAAAAGTGACATACCGTTTTCACcgctaaaaaaatcatttggattTAGAGAGCAAAAAGTGCACAACTAAGAACTAGCACTCAAGCTCTTTgggggaacaaaaaaaaaaagcaaatccTGGACCCCCCCAGCAAAGCCAAGGCCTTCCATTCAGAGAACCTCCGCTGAGAGCTCTCACAGGATTGGCTGGCAGTCTCGAAAAGGCCAGCCAATGAGGTGGGAGGGGTTCCTGGGTCTTGTGCCTGAGGAGTTCGGGTGTTTTCTGTGACACTTACCACCATGGGCTACCCTTTAATCAAAGAGTAGAGAAAGGACAAAGTTAAACAGAGCTCTCCAAAAGCCTTAACCTCAATGATGTGCAAGAAATGAACAAACATATGATCTATAGCAGGGGTGCTTAAACTTGGTCCtgaagggccggtgtcctgcagagtttagctacaACTTGCCTCCACACACCTGATGGGACTTTTTAGCATATCTGGTAAGAGCTTGATtaactggttcaggtgtgtctaactggggttggagctaaattctgcagaACACCAGCcttccaggaccgagtttgggcacccctgatctatatcttttttttttttcttcagtttttatttgcatttttattaccaGAAAACGTGTGATGCCAGAATGATGTGAACCTATCTTACCTTTAGGTATACCAAGCTATAATGCAATTCATGCTTTATAATGCAGTGTTTCCACTAGGTCCTCTTGATACTTAAGTACCAAGTTCTTTCACACAAGTTCAAGGTCTTATCAGCAAATTTTACTAGTGGAAACACGGCATGAGTCCAACCATAAACCTGATGCAATGTCTTCTCTATAAGGGGAAAAAATTCCAAGTCATAATTTAAAGGgcatttttataagttccaaaaacaaacaaacttaccATGCTGTTTGAACCAGCATCTGATTCTTCTCGCATTCAAGAACTTGTAGGTACATGACTATAATCTGAAAGCATAGAAAAccgaaaattaaatattttcatacacAGAAATTGATCATAGCAGCAAAATAGATTCCAGATAGCAGCAGAATTTTAGAAATCAAAACCTTACCTTGTGTGGATGTTTTACGTGAACACAGAAGCCCAGCTCCTTAAGGACACGGCGTTCTGCCTTGATCACTTGGTTCTTGGTGTTAATGTAGTTTTGATCAAGAACGAGAGGGATGCTCCTGGttcaacacaaaaacaacagctgATATAAATGCATGTTAGATAtgatacactatcagtcaacaggttttttgttttttaagtttttttttaaagtctcttctgctcaccaagcctgcatttatttaatccaaagtacagaaaaacagcaaaattttatatagtttttttttactatttaaaatctatttgaatacattttaaaatttagtttattcctgtgatttcaaaacttttcaaattttagcatcatcactccagtcaaaatatccttcagaagtcattttaatattctgatttactgctcaaaaacattatgttgaaaaccgctgaatataattttttccacgtttctttgatgaatagaaagttcagaagaacagcaaaaatttaaagcatccttgctacacaaaagtattaatttccataatttcttacataaaaaaaaaagttataccgactacaaacttttaaatggtatagtgtatgttacaaaaagcttttcatttcagataaatgctgatctttgtatctttctattcatcaaaaaagaaaaaaaaaaatgcacttaaatattgatgatgataataatgttttctgaacagcgaatcagcatatcagaatgatttcagaaggatcatgtgacactgaagacaagaataataaaaaagaaaaaaaaaactttagctttgatcacagaaataaattacattcaaaatatattcaaatagaaaacactcattttaaaatcaaaatatttcacaatattactgcttttgctgtatttttgatcaaataaatgccggtgagcagaagaaaattctttaaaaaacaaaacaaaaaaaacccttgctgttcaaaaacatttgtcatgtttctaagtaaaaaaaaaaaaaaagaaaggaaaaaaaaaaaacactaattcaaGAGCTCAACAAATTTCACcaaattttcaaaatgattttaggTCATTAGATGTGAAACCCAACGTTTTAGCAGAGCACAGCTTAGTAACTGAGGGATTTTAAATTCTACAGGTTTCATCACTAAATTTCTTGGACTTTAGGCTAATTGCTAAATAACACTTTAACCACTAACAGAAACACATAATTAACTtactttttgctttttccttGTTTCAAGTGATGGAAAACGTTGATCACATCCCTCACTCTTCTTGGCGATTCCTCTATCTTTGATGCCAAGTTGACGCAGGCCATGGCAACAATCTGTTTTAAAGTGACAaccacattaattttttttcataatatggGTTAAGTcaaattttttccattttgtatCTCTGATTTACCTCAAAGCTATGCTTGATGAAGGACTTTGAGTAGAAGAACCGTTGAAAAAGAACTTGTCCAGTCGCCATCGCCACCTATTCAAAATACcaaacaatacatcaaaaacaacatttatgacacttgactgaaataaaaaaaacaacacttacGTGTTAGACAGCTAAAAGCAGAACAATAAACAACCTGTTTAACTACAttccaaaataaattacacGGCTTGCGTCATCTAAAGGACCCGCTGGAAGACAAAAGGCCGCCGGTTTCGGTGTGCCGGTTACGGTTAGCTAGCCGTGCTAAGCGCATCGTCGTAACGTTATACCTTAAGACCATTAAGTACTAGACTAATTAACTAACTCATACATACAATAACATATTTAGACAATAACCTGTGGCAAACGGAGAAGAATCCCCGCGGACTGGATGAGTTCGCAGCCCAGAATCCGTAGGTCCGTCTCAGTCTCATGGTCGAGGCCATCCAGCATGGACGGGGTCGTGGAGAGTCTCTCCTCGGGTATTATCGAGCTATCGATGGCCAGAAACACCTCCGAATACACTTTATCACCGATAAGTATGCCTTGGCTGTTTGGTGGAGTGTTCATATGAGGAGATAAAACACCCAGAGACATCTTGATGGAGTAAATCGGTATCACAAAACGTAGACCTTTCGTCTGCCAGGCGGAAATGGCAACGTTTCGTAATTGACGTAATACAACAACGGACGTGACGTCAATCGTTCCGTTGGAATGGTGAAATCCCGTAGAATAGCGCGATATTGTGTTAGTGGACTGTGAGGATCGTGCAGCACCAAATGTTCTGACCAAGatagttaattatttaataattagaatacataaaaaaaaaaatatatatatatatatatatatatatatatatataaacaatataagtCTACGACATGTCCTCATTTAGACAGCTTATTAAACGTTTGTGTAATAAAGGAAATGGAATAAAACAACTTTATGCCAccacagaacaacagatagatagatagatagacagacagacagacagacagaatgtgtgtaataattaaaggaaatgcaataaaacaactTTATGCTACCATAGAATgacatgatagatagatagatagacagacagacagacagacagatagatagatagatagatagatagatagatagatagattcttTGTCCTAATTTAGATATCTTATTAAATGTgtgtgatagatagatagacagacagacagacagacagacagacagatagatagatagacagacagatagacagatagatagacagatagatagatagatagatagatagatagatagacagacagatagacagatagatagatagatagatagattcttTGTCCTAATTTAGATAGCTTATTAAATGTGtgtgatagacagatagacagacagacagacagacagacagatagatagatagacagacagatagacagatagatagacagatagatagatagatagatagatagatagatagatagattcttTGTCCTAATTTAGATAGCTTATTAAATGTGtgtgatagacagatagacagacagacagacagacagacagacagatagatagatagatagacagatagacagatagatagacagatagatagatagatagatagatagatagatagatagatagatagatagattcttTGTCCTAATTTAGATAGCTTATTAAATGTGtgtgatagacagatagacagacagacagacagacagacagatagatagatagacagacagatagacagatagatagatagatagattcttTGTCCTAATTTAGATAGCTTATTAAATGTGtgtgatagacagatagacagacagacagatagatagatagacagacagatagacagatagatagatagatagatagatagatagattcttTGTCCTAATTTAGATAGCTTATTAAATGTgtgtgatagatagatagacagacagacagatagatagatagatagacagacagatagatagatagatagatagatagatagatagacagacagacagacagacagacagatagacagatagatagatagattatttGTCCTAATTTAGATAgcttattacagtttttctcagtcgctttggtgcatttctcacaacactatttacatttgcacaacatttacttcaacctccacaacatttagtcatttgtgcacatcatagtagcagtttctcattccttccaacaaattgcaaatgcttttggacatgcatcaattgctttcatacaactctctgctgttttataacattatcatttgcttatgtcatgtcagtcaaaattaactaaacttgtgaatgctgaatagtcattccatataaaactaatagtcctcatttcattgcttgagtcattacataca includes:
- the ccnl1b gene encoding cyclin-L1 isoform X2; this encodes MSLGVLSPHMNTPPNSQGILIGDKVYSEVFLAIDSSIIPEERLSTTPSMLDGLDHETETDLRILGCELIQSAGILLRLPQVAMATGQVLFQRFFYSKSFIKHSFEIVAMACVNLASKIEESPRRVRDVINVFHHLKQGKSKKSIPLVLDQNYINTKNQVIKAERRVLKELGFCVHVKHPHKIIVMYLQVLECEKNQMLVQTAWNYMNDTLRTNVFVRFEPETIACACIYLAARVLQIPLPSKPHWYLVFGASKEDIKEICISTMKLYSREKPNSEQLEKQVEKRKVALEEARLKAKGQNPSGTPALAAIGGFSPASKPSSPRDVKMEEKSPNSKLVKESENRQLFPKSPLNGMKKEDSKVFQNGKNHSRSRSRSRSPSRSPHRHRRSHSGTYSSQSSHSPSPRQHKGRRASPITQLRTERDRPSESSRHSNNKRRRSRSRSRSNSRERARDRDYPKHKGDRSHHWDHRERERDRDRSHDHGRSKHQSRSHSGHSHSRHRR
- the ccnl1b gene encoding cyclin-L1 isoform X1 yields the protein MSLGVLSPHMNTPPNSQGILIGDKVYSEVFLAIDSSIIPEERLSTTPSMLDGLDHETETDLRILGCELIQSAGILLRLPQVAMATGQVLFQRFFYSKSFIKHSFEIVAMACVNLASKIEESPRRVRDVINVFHHLKQGKSKKSIPLVLDQNYINTKNQVIKAERRVLKELGFCVHVKHPHKIIVMYLQVLECEKNQMLVQTAWNYMNDTLRTNVFVRFEPETIACACIYLAARVLQIPLPSKPHWYLVFGASKEDIKEICISTMKLYSREKPNSEQLEKQVEKRKVALEEARLKAKGQNPSGTPALAAIGGFSPASKPSSPRDVKMEEKSPNSKLVKESENRQLFPKSPLNGSMKKEDSKVFQNGKNHSRSRSRSRSPSRSPHRHRRSHSGTYSSQSSHSPSPRQHKGRRASPITQLRTERDRPSESSRHSNNKRRRSRSRSRSNSRERARDRDYPKHKGDRSHHWDHRERERDRDRSHDHGRSKHQSRSHSGHSHSRHRR
- the ccnl1b gene encoding cyclin-L1 isoform X3, which produces MSLGVLSPHMNTPPNSQGILIGDKVYSEVFLAIDSSIIPEERLSTTPSMLDGLDHETETDLRILGCELIQSAGILLRLPQVAMATGQVLFQRFFYSKSFIKHSFEIVAMACVNLASKIEESPRRVRDVINVFHHLKQGKSKKSIPLVLDQNYINTKNQVIKAERRVLKELGFCVHVKHPHKIIVMYLQVLECEKNQMLVQTAWVAHGGKCHRKHPNSSGTRPRNPSHLIGWPFRDCQPIL
- the ccnl1b gene encoding cyclin-L1 isoform X4, giving the protein MSLGVLSPHMNTPPNSQGILIGDKVYSEVFLAIDSSIIPEERLSTTPSMLDGLDHETETDLRILGCELIQSAGILLRLPQVAMATGQVLFQRFFYSKSFIKHSFEIVAMACVNLASKIEESPRRVRDVINVFHHLKQGKSKKSIPLVLDQNYINTKNQVIKAERRVLKELGFCVHVKHPHKIIVMYLQVLECEKNQMLVQTA